Proteins from a genomic interval of Beijerinckia indica subsp. indica ATCC 9039:
- a CDS encoding YeeE/YedE family protein has translation MSSYWYSLAGGLLIGLSAALLLLLNGRIAGISGIIGRLLGGDHLPANGAFLIGLILGPLVFKVFFGHAPDVTITEPWPLLIVAGLLVGFGTRLGSGCTSGHGVLGLARLSPRSFAAVVTFLIAGILTVFLLRKFGL, from the coding sequence ATTGGTATTCACTGGCTGGAGGCCTGTTGATCGGCCTCTCAGCAGCCCTGCTTCTGCTGCTTAATGGACGCATCGCCGGGATCAGCGGCATTATCGGCCGGCTACTTGGCGGAGACCATCTTCCAGCCAATGGCGCCTTTCTCATTGGCCTGATCCTCGGACCTCTGGTCTTCAAAGTGTTTTTCGGCCATGCGCCGGATGTCACGATCACCGAGCCTTGGCCCCTGCTGATCGTCGCCGGGCTCCTGGTCGGCTTCGGTACACGCTTGGGATCGGGCTGCACCAGCGGCCATGGCGTTCTGGGTCTTGCGCGATTGTCCCCGCGTTCCTTCGCCGCCGTCGTCACCTTCCTCATCGCAGGCATTCTCACGGTCTTCCTTCTCAGAAAGTTCGGCCTATGA
- a CDS encoding YeeE/YedE family protein, which produces MNNQLARILSALACGTVFGFGLALSGMLNPVRVQGFLDLFGAWDPSLAFVLGGAVIVAFIGVTLARRLKHPIFEWTFYLPTTKRIDKPLLFGSAIFGIGWGLGGLCPGPAIASLSLGLWQTPLFVLAMAIGMVIHDRFYKGGSR; this is translated from the coding sequence ATGAACAACCAGCTTGCTCGCATCCTGTCCGCCCTCGCCTGCGGCACCGTCTTCGGTTTCGGCCTTGCTCTTTCCGGCATGCTCAATCCGGTGCGCGTTCAGGGTTTTCTCGATCTTTTCGGTGCATGGGACCCAAGCCTGGCTTTCGTGCTCGGTGGCGCCGTGATCGTCGCCTTCATCGGGGTCACCCTCGCGCGGCGCCTGAAACATCCGATCTTCGAATGGACCTTCTATCTGCCGACCACCAAAAGAATCGACAAGCCACTTCTGTTTGGCTCAGCGATTTTCGGCATCGGCTGGGGATTGGGAGGGTTGTGCCCTGGTCCAGCCATAGCATCCCTGTCGCTGGGTCTCTGGCAGACACCCCTTTTCGTTCTCGCCATGGCCATTGGTATGGTCATCCACGACCGATTCTACAAAGGCGGCTCGCGCTGA